The following coding sequences are from one Triticum aestivum cultivar Chinese Spring chromosome 5A, IWGSC CS RefSeq v2.1, whole genome shotgun sequence window:
- the LOC123103931 gene encoding uncharacterized protein encodes MSHDTRAPTIMPLAIPTGSSSGHALAVSTNPSSVDNMPELPIVAEKEIKKTSASRVLLRLLKRKNTDGSAEIELSSKVTNNDASSDGTTVLAITPLVAAEDLTVESGTSTKQTNPPKKFKMGKTVVTASNTPNKPKKGHTGSKKK; translated from the exons ATGTCACATGATACTCGTGCTCCTACTATTATGCCCCTAGCGATTCCAACTGGATCTTCAAGTGGTCATGCACTTGCTGTATCTACCAACCCGAGCTCTGTAGACAACATGCCTGAGCTCCCCATAGTAGCTGAAAAAGAAATCAAAAAGACAAGCGCATCACGTGTG CTTCTTCGCCTCCTGAAGAGAAAGAatactgatggctctgctgaaataGAGTTGTCAAGCAAAGTGACCAACAACGATGCTTCAAGTGATGGAACTACGGTGCTGGCAATTACACCTCTCGT CGCTGCTGAAGACCTTACAGTTGAATCAGGAACTTCCACTAAGCAGACTAACCCTCCTAAGAAATT TAAGATGGGCAAGACTGTTGTTACTGCCTCTAATACTCCAAACAAGCCTAAGAAGGGACACACTGGCTCCAAAAAAAA GTGA